CCGTGCAGGCCAATGAAAGTGATCCGACCAACTGGCAGAGCCAATATGATTTTGATTGCGATGGTATTTCGGATCATCTGGTAGCCGGAAGAAAAGATAATTGTATGAATATTTTGAAACCCGACGGGACACAATACACACAAGCTACGCGCGCGGCGGCTCCTGCTTGCAGTTCTTTTTCCAATCTGGATTTCAAATCTTATAATCCCGCGCAGACGGATACGGATGGCGATCATATCGGAGACGTTTGTGAAACAGATGCGGATGGGGACAATGCGAATGACGGCGTGGATAATTGCCCACTCGTGGCCAACCCCGATCAACGAGACAGCGACGGCGATGGTCAAGGAGACGCCTGTCAGCAAATGCCAAACCCGCCCGCGAATGCAACACCGGCTGATGCCGATGGAGACGGCACTTCCACATTGCGAGATAATTGCCCTTTCACTTATAATCCCGATCAAAAAGACACCGATCAGGATGGTGTTGGAGATGCCTGCGATCCAGACATTGATAACGACGGCCTTACCAACGCGGAAGAAGTTGAAGCCGGCACCCTTTCCGATAATCCCGATACCGATGGAGACGGAATTTGTGATGGCACGGGCATGGGCTTTAATGGTCTTTGTATCCGCCCCAGAGATAATTGTCCTCTGGTTACCAATCGTGATCAAAAAGATCAGGACGAAGATGGAATTGGAGATGCCTGTGATGCGGCCCCCACTGTTTATTTGGGAGATACCGATTCAGATGGCGATGGTTTCAGAGATAACTTTGATAATTGTCCATTAACCAAAAATCCCTCCCAGAATGACAACGATCATGATGGTCTCGGAGATCCGTGTGATTCCGATGATGATAACGATGGATTGGATGATGCTACTGAAAGCGGTATCTTTGATCTGCATTTGAAAGACGATCCGGCGCACCAAAACCGCCTATTTGCCGATGTGGATGGCAATGGCTCTGTGGATTGGGTTGATGTGTGTATGAATTCTGCCAATCTGTCGGGAGGACCGGATATGGACGGCGATGGCATAGGAGATGCCTGCGATCTGGATGATGACAACGATGATGGACATGAAACGGTGGATACCTGTCAGGATTATCTTATTGCACAACGTGGTGTTCAAATTGTAGCTGTTGGGGCCAGCGTTGGCAGAGCAACGCGCACTTGTGATTATGACGAGAGTGCGCAATTAGGATTGGCGCCATGGGACCCGGACAGCGATCATAAAGAGGGCGATATTTTTCAAAAGGCTGATGGTTTTTGCGATGGAGCAGGGAATGGTTATGGTTCCGTAGGCGGACCCAACAGCTGTACACCGAGTGATGTTTGTCCTTTATTCTATAATCCGACACAACAGGGATGTGCACCACCGGATCTACCTAGACCGGGCGGGTCCGACACACAACAAGACGGTGGAGGTGGCGGCGGAGGTGGCGGTGGAGGTGGTGGAGGAGGTGGGCCTCCAGGAACAGAGCCAGTTCACATCCAAGGTGGCTGTCAGTTGGTCCAAAACGGAGCATCGGATATTCTTGGAGATATTTTCCTTCTGATCCTTGGTTTTTGCCTCCTTCTTTTTTCGCGTCGTTCTCGTGTAAGTTGTTGATACCTCTTCCCGAAAATGGTAATGTGTCCCTGTGCAACAGAGTATCGACCAATTTTACAGTCATCTTCAAGCCGAAAAACACGCCTCTCCCCACACACTTAAAAACTATTTGGGCGATTTGAAACAGTTCTCTCAATTTCTTCAAAAACGTTTTCCCGAAGCCGTCCAAGACGGTCCCGATGGACTCCAAAAAATCGACACGAACATTTTGAGGGCTTTTTTAAATGATCTTTTTCAGAATCATACCGCCACATCGGTTGCCCGTAAGCTGTCCACATTGAAAAGTTTTTTTGATTATGCCCTTCGCCAAAAATGGATCGCCATGAACATGGCGAAGACAATTCAGGCCCCAAAAATTCCTAAAAAAATTCCGCGTTTTTTAACTGTCGACGAAGTCTTTCTCCTTTTGGCGGCTCCAAAGGGGGTTTCCATTTTGGAATTGCGCGATAAGGCGATTTTGGAACTTTTCTACGCCTCCGGTTTGCGTTTGAGCGAACTGGTTGCATTGAATACAACCAGTCTTGATTTGGAACAGGGACTCGTTCGCGTTTTGGGAAAAGGAAATAAAGAGCGCATGCTTCCGATGGGAAAACAAGCCATATTAAGTCTCAAAAATTATTTGGAAAAAAGAGAATTAGTCCTTCACGGCAAAACAGACAGCGGTGCTCTCTTTTTAAATAAATCGGGGGCAAGACTTTCTGCAAGAGCGGTGGAAAGACTTTTGGAGAAATATCTGAAACTGACGGGAATTCAAAAAAAGGTAACGCCTCACGTCTTGCGCCACACTTTCGCAACTCATCTTCTAAATGCCGGCGCCGATATGCGCGGCATTCAGGAATTGCTTGGTCACGCGAGTCTCTCCACCACCCAGCGCTACACACATGTAGAACTGGACAAACTCATGGAAGTGTACGATAAATCCCACCCGAAAGCCTGAAATACGGACCATGGACAATGGACTATGGACCATGGACACTGGACCTTATGACCAGACACTTTTTGTCTCTTTTTGATTTTGATTGCGGCGAAATAGAGACACTTCTTCAAAGAGCCATCACACTAAAAGCAGAATGCAAGTCCGGAGTTTTTCACAAACCGCTTGCCAATAAAACATTGGGACTTCTTTTTGAAAAAACTTCCACACGGACTTATGTTTCTTTCGATATCGCGATGTTTCAACTCGGTGGTCACACCGTTTCTTTGACTCAGGGACATTCCCAGTTGAGTCGCGGCGAAACGGTGGAAGACACCGCGCGTGTTTTGTCCCGTTATGTTCAGGGAATTGTGATGCGCACTTATGAACATAAACGTCTTCAAAATTTTGCCGAATGCTCTCGCATTCCCGTTATCAATGGATTGACGGATTTGCTTCACCCGTGTCAGGTTTTGGCCGATTTGATGACCCTCGTGGAAAATAAAAAAACGCTTCAAAATCTCAAGGTGGGTTGGTTTGGTGACGGCAATAATATGGCCAACACATGGATAGAAGCCGCGATGATTCTGGGTTTTTCGCTGACTCTTGCCTGTCCCAAAGGGTATGATCCGGATGGTTTCTTGATGGAGAAAGCCACGTCTGGACAGTATAAAAATATCCGGCTAACAAGAGACCCCTTTGAGGCGGCGTTTGAAGCCGATGCGATCAATACCGATACATGGATTAGTATGGGGCAGGAGGGAAAACAGGAAATTCAAAAAAAACAAAAAATGAAACCGTATCAGGTCAATGAAAATTTGCTGAAGAGTGCCAAAAAAGATTGCATCGTATTGCATTGCCTTCCGGCCCATCGCGGAGAAGAAATTACAGATGACGTGATGGACGGACCAAAATCGAAAGTCTGGGATGAAGCGGAAAACAGACTTCATGTTCAAAAAGCTATATTGGAAAAATTATTGGGCACTTCGCTATGAAACAAAATCTCGTTGTCATCGGTTTGCAGTGGGGAGATGAGGGAAAAGGAAAGATCATTGATCTTTTAACCCCTCAGGTGGACGGAGTCGTTCGCTGTCAGGGAGGAAACAACGCGGGTCACACCATCGTCATTCAAGACCAGAAAAGAGTTTTGCATCTCATTCCCTCTGGTGTGCTCCACCAAAAATGTCTTTGCATTGTGGGCGAGGGCGTTGTCATTGACCCTTGTGTTTTGATCGACGAAATTGAAGGAATCAAAGCCGCCGGTTACCTGAAAAATCCCGAACAACTGAACATCAGCGAAAACGCGCATGTGATTTTTCCGTATCATGTGCGTATCGATCAAGTGCGTGAAGAGAAAAAAGGAGCGAAAGCCATTGGTACAACGGGCCGCGGTATTGGTCCCTGCTACGAAGACAAAGTCGCAAGGCGCGGCATTCGGATGGGCGATCTTATCGACCCTGAGATATTGGAGTCCTGTCTGGAAGATGTGCTCCCAGAAAAAAATGCCTATCTTGAGAAGGTGCTTGATTCAAAAAGTTTCACAAAAGCGGAAATTTTTGAGAGTTACGAAACTTATGGGAATTATCTCAAACACTATGTGAAAAACACCAACAGTCTTTTGCAACAAAAGTTGGGAGAGGGACGCTCTTTTCTTTTTGAAGGGGCGCAAGGAGTTGGTTTGGATATCGATCACGGGACTTATCCTTTTGTCACTTCTTCCAATACGGTGGCTTCCGGTTTGGCCACGGGTGCGGGTGTTCCGCCAAAGCTTGTCAATACGGTGCTTGGCGTGGTTAAGGCCTATACAACGCGTGTGGGTTACGGTCCTTTCCCAACAGAATTGCATGACGAAGTGGGTGAGCATTTGCAAACGCGGGGACATGAATTTGGTGCCACCACCGGAAGAAAACGCCGTTGCGGATGGCTCGATCTGGTTTGGTTGAAATATGTGGTGTGGTTGAATGGAGTGGATTCACTGGCCCTCACCAAGCTGGATGTTTTGTCGAATCTGGATCGCATTAAAATAGCGGTGAGTTACAAGTTAAATGGAACGGAGATCAAAGCACCACCAACACGTTTGAACGATTGGGAAAATCTGGTGCCGGTCTATGAGGAATTTGAAGGTTGGAAAGAAAATTTGGAACACATGACGCATTTGGAAGGCTTGCCAAAGGCATGTCAGAAATTTTTGAAAAAAATTGAAACGTTTATCGGTGTTCCCATTTCTCTTATTTCGCTGGGAGCAGAACGAAGCGCCAATATCATTTTGAAAAAAATTCTGGAGGGATGATGGGAATCTCCGAAAGAAAAGGTCGCGAAAAAAAACAACGCAAAGAACAGATTCTGGAAGCGGCCCGAAATCTTTTTCAGGAACGGGGTTTTTTGAATGTGACCATGGGGGATATTGCCGAAACTGCGGAACTCTCCATCGGTACTCTTTATCTTTATTTCAAAAACAAAGATGACATTTACGGGGGACTTGCCTGTCTGGGTTCCCAAAAGTTTGATACTCTGCTGGACGAAGCCTTGCACCGAAAGAAGAAATTATCCCACAAAGACCTCGTCTCCTTCATCCAAAAATTCATGTTGGTTTATGCCGATTACGGTTGTTACTTCGACATTCTCATGTTCAATTTTAAGGGAAAAGGAAACATCAATTTGTCGGATGGATACGCCAGCACACTTCGGGAAATTACCCAGTCTTCCATGGCCAAGTCGGTTGCCTATTTTTCCGCACAACTCAAGAAAGACCGAAAAGACAAAACGGAAGTGGCCCGCGCGGCAACGCTTGTTATTTGGGCACTGCTTTTGGGACTCACACAAATTCTGAATGTGGGTCGCACCGAAATTTTGAATGAAGAAGATGTCCAACGCATTATCAACAAAGCCGCCCATCTTTTGAAGAATGTTCCTCCTGAACTGAGTTTAAGTTCCTGAACATCGTTCATAAAAAAAACAAAATTCATTAACGATTTCAACTTGATGCGAGGTGGTATAGACGTGTACAAGTACCCACATGGATATATTTCAAAAGTGTTTTGATTTTCAGGATGCCAAATTTGTGAAAGCCTCGGGCCTTTATCCCTTCTTCCGACCCATTGAAAATTCTTCCGGGTCAACGGTTTTTTATGACGGCAAACCCGTCGTCATGATCGGTTCCAATAATTATCTGGGACTCACCCATGACCCGCGCGTGCAGAAAAAAGCTCAAGAGGCCATTGATCGTTTTGGGACCGGTTGTACCGGTTCCCGTTTTTTAAATGGGAATACCGTGTTGCACGATCTTCTCGAAGAAAAATTAATAAAATTGGTTGGCAAAGAAGCGGGACTCGTTTTCACCACGGGTTTTCTGACAAACCTCGGGACCGTTGCCTGTCTTGTGGGTCCCGATGATTTTATTTTGTCCGATGCTGAAAATCACGCCTCCATTATTGAAGGATGCCGGTTGAGCAAAGCGACTGTTGTTACCTATCGCCATAACGACATGCTCGATTTGCGCGCAAAACTAAAAACCATTCCCGCGGATAAAGGTCGTCTGATTGTTACCGATGGTGTTTTTTCCATGACAGGAGAAATTGTGGATCTTCCGGGTTTGGTGGAAGTCAAAAAAGATTTTCCCGATGTCCGACTTTTTCTTGATGACGCCCACGGTTTGGGTGTTCTGGGGCCTAAAGGGGAGGGGACAGCAAACTATTTTGGTTTGACCGATGAGGTTGATCTCATCATGGGAACTTTTTCAAAATCGTTTGCCTCGATCGGCGGTTTTCTGGCCGGCAATCCCGATGTCATTGATTATGTCCGTCACAAAGCCCGCTCTTTCATGTTTTCCGCGGCAATGCCGCCTTCTGCAGTGGCGACGGTTCTAGCCTGTCTTGAAATTCTGGAAAAAGAACCGCAAAGACTGGAAGGCCTGAAAAAAAATATTCAATATATTTTGAAGGGTTTTGAAGAAATTGGACTGGCTTTTATTCCTTCGCAAACTCCCATCATTTCTGTTTTTGTCGGTGATGAAGGAAAGGCTTTCAAACTGGTGCAGGATCTTTTCCAAAGCGGTGTTTTTGCCACACCGGTTGTCTTTCCCGCGGTTCCCTTTGGTCAGGCTATCATCCGCACTTCCTATATGGCCACGCACACAAAAGAGGAACTCGATTTGGTTTTGGAGACCTTTGCCAAACTGGGACCCCGATATGGCATCCTCAAAGACCAAATTGAAATCCCAAAAGAATTGACTCATCAGGGAGAAACCTATAGCTTCGCCGCCCTGAACACATGAGTTCCATCCAGATCAAACGCGTAGACAACAAAAAAGATCTGAAAACCTTCATCCGGTTTCCGCACAGCATTTACCGGAATGATCCGCATTGGGTGTCTCCGCTGGAATTTGAACGCCATCAATTTTTTGATCGCAAAAAAAATCCGTTTTTTCGTCACGGAGAAGCCCAACTTTTTTTGGCTTTGAAAAATGAAGAAGTGGTTGGACGTATTTCGGCCCAACTGCATCCATCTCACTTGGAACGCCACAAAGACGAGAGCGGTTTTTTTGGTTTTTTCGAATCGATTAACGACAAGGAAACAGCAGAAGCTTTGGTGAATGCGGCTGAAGAGTGGCTGGGCGCGCGCGGTTTGAAAAAAATCCGGGGGCCTTTTAATTTCACGATGTATGACAATGAAACCGGCATTCTCATTGATGGTTACGAGTCCCCTCCCTACATTATGATGGGGCACAATCCCCCTTATTACGTGCCTTTGCTGGAATCGGTGGGTTTCAAAAAAGCGACGGACACTTTTGCGTGGCATTATAAAATTGGTGAAATTCCCTCACCTGCGTTCCAGCTTGCAGAAGCCACGCGCCAATATCCCGGGCTCACATTTCGCTCCATTGACATGAAAAATTTTGACCGTGATCTTCACACGATGATTACGCTTTTCAATGAAGCATGGGCACAAAATTGGGGTTTTGTGCCGGCGACCGAAGAAGAGATCCACTACATTGCCAAATCCATGAAACCCATTGTCGATCCTGAAATGGCTTTTTTTGCTTTTGTGAACGATGATCCTGCGGCGTTCAGTATTTGTCTGCCCAATATTAATGAAGCGATTCATGATTTGCGCGGCAAACTTTTTCCGTTTGGCTGGGCCAAGTTGTTGTGGCGACTGAAGAGGAGATTAAAGTCGGTGCGACTTTGCCTGATGGGAATCCGGAAACCCTATCGCGGCTCCGCTTTGGGGGCATTGAGTGTTTTGATGAATGTGGAGATGCATCGTCGCGGCATCTTGCGTGGTTATAAAACGGCGGAACTCGGTTGGACTCTTGAAGACAACGAGCGGATCAACATGGGCATTGAATTTATGGGCGGAAAAAAATACAAGACGTACAGAATTTATGAGAAGGAAATATGAAAGCTTTTGTTACCGGCGCCTCCGGATTTCTGGGTTCTCATTTGGTCGATGCTCTTTTGCAAAAGGGACACGAAGTGACCTGTCTTGTGCGTCCCACCAGTGATTTACGTTGGCTCAAAAACAAAAAAATTCGATTGGTGCACGGAGATCTTCTTCCCGATAACGCGGGACTCAAAGAAGGACTGCGAAATACCGACTGGTGTTTTCATATTGCAGGACTTGTCAGTAGTGCGGACCCGAGACAATATTTTCAGGTCAACTCGGGCGGCACCCGCTTATGTCTCGATGCTTGTTTGAAAGTGGCCCCCCAGCTTCAAAGATTTGTTTTGATTTCCAGCATGGCGGCGATCGGACCTTCTGCCAACGGCTCTCTGCTTGATGAAACAAGCAGTCCGCATCCCATCAGCCTTTACGGTCAAAGCAAACTGGAAGGGGAGCGCATTGCGCTCAGTTATAAAATCCGATTGCCGCTCACTGTTTTGCGTCCTCCCGCCATTTATGGTGCGCGCGATGTGATGCTCTATCCCGTTTTCAAAATGGCCAAGAAAGGATATTTTATTTATCCGGCGGGAAAGCCCCAGTCAATCTGCATGGCCTACGTTGAAGATGTGGTGCGGGCTTGCCTGTGGGGAGCTCAATCGGAAAAAGCAAAAGGGGAGGTTTATTTTATCGCTGATGATGATCTTTATCAGTGGCAAGATGTGGCTGATACGCTGGCCCACATTTTTTATCGTAAAATTTCCAAAATTCCCGTGCCGAAAATAATTCTGTGGCCCATAGCGGCCGTCGAAGAAGCCCGCGCGAAATGTTTTCATCAATCGCCGCGCATTCACCGTGGACATGTAAAACAATTTTTTTCCTCGTGGGGAATCAGCATCGAAAAAATCAAACAGGCGGGATTTGTTCCGCGCTTCAATCTGGAAGCCGGCATGGAAGCAACCGTAGCCGGCTACCGCCAACTGGGATGGCTTTAGGGCACCTCCAAAAACCTATGAAAATCACAATTTGTCATTCCTCGCTGTGCTTCGAATTCAATTTGTTATCAAGTAGATCCTTCACGGAGTTTACCCTGAGCACGAGCAGATTCTTCGCTCCGCTCAGAATGACAATGATGGCGAAGGGTTCAGGATGACAAGCGGGGTTTTTAGAGGTGCCCTTTAGGGTCTTTCAACGGGAAGATTTGGGTCTGCGCTCCAGTCGCTCCATGAGCCTTCATATAATTTCGCGTCTTTGCCGATCATCTTGAGTGCGAAGATATTGTTGCAGGCAGTGACTCCGGAACCACAATAACAAATAATTTCTTTTGCCTGACAGGCGCCAAGCGTCTTGAATTTTTCCTTGAGTTCTTCCAAAGATTTAAATTCTTTATTGGGTTGAGTAACATTTTCCGCGAAGGGGGCATTCTTAGCACCCGGAATGTGGCCTGCCTGTTGATCAAGCGGTTCTATTATAGGGGCAGGCAAAGCCCCCTCCACCGGCAAAGCCGGCGGAGCCTCCCCCTCACGTTCGCTTTGCTCACTGGGTAGATTCCTCTCATGCAAGCCCACAGAGTACCGCGCGCTTGCGCGTTGGTGAATTTCGCCGCGGTAACGTTCCGGAGCTCTCGCATCGAGCAATAGACAATCTTTATTTTCCAGATTTCTTTGCACCTCTTCTTTGGAGACAATCCAGTCTGTGTGCGGCACTGCTTTGAAAGAACGCGGTTTGAAATGCGGCACCACTTTTGTGACCTCATTATTTTCGGCAATCCATTTCAACCAGCCGCCATTTAAAATAAAAACTTTTTCGTGGCCGAAATAACGGAGCAACCACCAAAGTCTTGCAGACCAAGCTCCGCCCATGTCGTCATAGGCAATGACGGTTGTGTCTTGATCCACTCCGGCGTTGGACATGGTTGTTGAAAAGTCGATGGCTTTGGGAAGAGGGTGACGACCCGGACCCTGTTTGCCTGAAAGATCATGATCCACATCAAGATGAATGGCGCCGGGAATATGACCTTCAAGGTAAAGTGCTTTTCCGGCAGACGGTTTTCCCAAAACATAGCGGCAATCAATGATTCGCAAATCGGGTTTGTTGAGATATTGAGCCAGCCAATGAGCATCTGTGAGCATTATGTGTCATCATTAACGCAAAAGAGGAGTCTTTTTCAAGGAACAATTCCAATATTTTTATAATTCTGATAAATAGACTTCATGGCTTTCATAGAAATTCTAAATGGTCCACAGGCGGGTGAAAAAGTGGTGATTGCCCATGAAACTTTTTTTCTTGGGCGGGACGCCAACAATCACCTTGTTTTGACCGAGAGAACCGTTTCCAGAAAGCATGCCGTCATCAACAAGGTTGATGGAGATTTCACCATCAACGATTTGAAGAGTTTAAAGGGTCTTTTGATCAATGGAGAAAAGAAGGAAGAAGCCACTCTGCAAGACGGAGACGAGATTGCCTTGGGTGGAGTGAGGCTTCGGTTTTATGCTCAGGATACAGTGCCTGAAACCGTCTCGGAACCCGTCAAAAATAGGAAGGGACTTTATTATTTTCTTTTTTTTGTTTTGTTTTGTCTGCTCGCAGGGGGAGTGTACCTGTTTTTTTCTTGGAAAAAAGAATCTCCAAAATCTGTTCAAAACCAACAAAAATCTCTCACATCAGCGCTTGATGAGTTTACGGCCAAGGAAGAAAATATCGATCAACTCATTTCCGCTCACTATTTAAAAGGCGTGGAATTGTTCAATGCAAAGCGCGATATAGAGGGGGCAAAAAAAGAATGGGAGGAGGTTTTAAGGCTTGATCCCCAACGTAAAACCCTTTTCGCGCAAAAAGCGGCTAAATTATTGGAAAAGTTGGGGAAATAATAGCAACTTTGGGGTAGGTTTATGCCGATAATATATAAGTGGGGTTGTGAATAATGAAGGAACAGCATGGCTGACGAATCTTCATCTCAAGAGAAAACCGAGGACGCGACGCCTAAGCGCCTCCGTGAAGCCCACAAAAAGGGACAAGTCCCCCGTTCCAAAGATCTGAATACCGTGGTGATTCTGGTGCTGGCGTTTGCTCTTCTGTCCTTCATGATGACTTTTTTCTACGAGGAGTTTCACAAACTCATTTTAGGTAGTATCGATTTGATCTCCCAAAAATCAATCAGTCCAGAACAGACGATCCAATTCCTGCACACCGCATTTTTTACTTTGGTAAAAACGCTTCTTCCGTATGTGCTGATTATAGGAGTGGTAGCCGCCGCGGCCGGTTTTTTTCAAACGGGCCCTGTTTTTTCCACGGAACCGCTGAAGCCTCAGGCCAAACGTCTCAACATGGTTGAGAATATCAAAAACATGTTCAAGGTAACCACGTTTGTTGAGCTCCTCAAAAATATCGCCAAAGTAACGCTTGTTCTCTACATGGCCTATGTTGTCATCAAACAAAATCTGGCACAAATTCTCATGACGACAACGACAGACCTGACCGTCTCCACACATATTGCCGGTGAAGTCCTATCGAGTTTTCTGATGCGTGTCTTTGCCCTTTTTGTCATCATCGCCATCATCGATGTGATGGTCCAGCGCTGGCAGTTTAAAAAACAACTTCGTATGTCGAAAGAAGAGGTGAAGAGGGAATACAAACAGGATGAGGGAGACCCGCTCATCAAGAGCATTCGGAAACAGTTGCATCAGGAATTGGCGATGGGAGATGTGAAAAAGCAAGTTGCCGCGTCCGATGTGGTTGTCACCAACCCGACCCACTTAGCCATCGCGATAAAATATGATGAAAAGGAAATGATGGCGCCGCAAATTATGGCAAAAGGACAACGTCTTTTTGCCGAGAAGATCCGCGAAATTGCTGAGACAGAAAATATCCCCATCATTCAAAATGTGCCGTTGGCGTGGTCTCTCATAGAACTGGAAATCGGT
The window above is part of the Deltaproteobacteria bacterium genome. Proteins encoded here:
- a CDS encoding FHA domain-containing protein, whose amino-acid sequence is MAFIEILNGPQAGEKVVIAHETFFLGRDANNHLVLTERTVSRKHAVINKVDGDFTINDLKSLKGLLINGEKKEEATLQDGDEIALGGVRLRFYAQDTVPETVSEPVKNRKGLYYFLFFVLFCLLAGGVYLFFSWKKESPKSVQNQQKSLTSALDEFTAKEENIDQLISAHYLKGVELFNAKRDIEGAKKEWEEVLRLDPQRKTLFAQKAAKLLEKLGK
- a CDS encoding EscU/YscU/HrcU family type III secretion system export apparatus switch protein — translated: MADESSSQEKTEDATPKRLREAHKKGQVPRSKDLNTVVILVLAFALLSFMMTFFYEEFHKLILGSIDLISQKSISPEQTIQFLHTAFFTLVKTLLPYVLIIGVVAAAAGFFQTGPVFSTEPLKPQAKRLNMVENIKNMFKVTTFVELLKNIAKVTLVLYMAYVVIKQNLAQILMTTTTDLTVSTHIAGEVLSSFLMRVFALFVIIAIIDVMVQRWQFKKQLRMSKEEVKREYKQDEGDPLIKSIRKQLHQELAMGDVKKQVAASDVVVTNPTHLAIAIKYDEKEMMAPQIMAKGQRLFAEKIREIAETENIPIIQNVPLAWSLIELEIGAEIPEELYQAIAEVLIVIYRMRDQKEKQLNA